One Streptomyces sp. SAI-135 DNA segment encodes these proteins:
- a CDS encoding helix-turn-helix transcriptional regulator produces MDETLGRALRRWRDRLSPTDVGRPSRPGRRAAGLRREELADLAGLSVDYVVRLEQGRATSPSAQVVASLARALQLQPVERDHAYRLAGLLPPQEGTISTHVPAGVQRMLARLGEFPVGVFSADWTLLSWTPSWAALLGDPVARTSVERNLVRSVFTTGPSGLAAWPVLQDGDALGPALVADLRTALVTYPRDRGLADLVEELRSTSAEFARLWDEGAVGPHVSARKTVVHPQVGEVTCDCDVLTVPGCDIRLVVYTVAAGSADAEKLEFLRVTGGVRADGFRSFSSSPTSGEPRDESP; encoded by the coding sequence GTGGACGAGACTCTGGGCAGGGCGTTGCGCCGCTGGCGCGACCGGCTTTCCCCCACCGACGTCGGACGGCCCTCGCGGCCCGGCCGACGGGCGGCGGGGCTGCGCCGCGAGGAGCTCGCCGACCTCGCGGGGCTCTCGGTCGACTACGTGGTGCGGCTGGAGCAGGGGCGCGCCACGAGCCCTTCGGCGCAGGTCGTCGCGAGCCTGGCCAGGGCACTGCAACTGCAGCCCGTGGAGCGTGACCATGCCTACCGGCTGGCCGGCCTGCTGCCTCCCCAGGAGGGGACGATCTCCACGCATGTCCCGGCGGGGGTCCAGCGCATGCTGGCCCGCCTCGGGGAGTTCCCCGTGGGCGTGTTCAGCGCCGACTGGACCCTGCTGTCCTGGACCCCCTCGTGGGCGGCGCTCCTGGGCGATCCCGTCGCCCGGACGTCCGTCGAGCGAAACCTGGTGCGGTCGGTCTTCACCACCGGGCCCTCAGGTCTCGCCGCCTGGCCCGTGCTCCAGGACGGAGACGCCCTGGGCCCCGCCCTGGTCGCCGATCTGCGCACCGCCCTCGTCACCTACCCCCGCGACCGCGGCCTGGCCGACCTCGTCGAGGAACTGCGGTCCACCAGTGCGGAGTTCGCCCGGCTGTGGGACGAGGGCGCGGTCGGACCGCACGTCTCGGCGCGCAAGACCGTCGTGCACCCCCAGGTCGGCGAGGTGACCTGCGACTGCGACGTGCTCACCGTCCCGGGCTGCGACATCCGCCTCGTCGTCTACACGGTGGCCGCGGGTTCCGCCGACGCGGAGAAACTGGAGTTCCTCCGGGTCACGGGCGGCGTACGCGCCGACGGCTTCCGGTCGTTCTCCTCCTCCCCCACCTCCGGCGAGCCCCGGGACGAGTCGCCGTGA
- a CDS encoding magnesium and cobalt transport protein CorA — MSERRARPAAKNSSKGSARKSAWRRALTPPSAPPRSAVPAAEPAAPEPPEPASIVQAALYRDGVRVSSPATLADTFRELREQPSGMAWIGLARPPESELLSLAEEFDLHPLSVEDAMEAHQRPKLERYGDTLFVVLRAARYLDAPEEVDFGELHVFVGPDFVITVRHGAAPDLSAVRHRMEQTPELLGLGPEAVLYAILDAVVDGYAPVVAGVQNDIDEIETEVFRGDPEVSRRIYELSREMVEFQRATRPLVGMLHALMAGFAKYGTDEELQRYLRDVADHVTHTSERVDGFRQALTDILTVNATLVTQQQNAEMRALAEAGFEQNEEIKKISSWAAILFAPTLVGTIYGMNFQHMPELSWRFGYPFAIGLMGVVCVSLYVIFKRRDWL, encoded by the coding sequence ATGTCCGAGCGACGCGCACGTCCCGCCGCGAAGAACTCCTCGAAGGGCTCCGCCAGGAAGTCCGCCTGGCGCCGCGCCCTGACGCCGCCCTCCGCGCCACCCAGGAGTGCGGTGCCGGCCGCCGAACCCGCTGCCCCCGAGCCGCCCGAGCCGGCGAGCATCGTCCAGGCGGCGCTGTACCGGGACGGTGTGCGCGTCTCCTCGCCCGCGACGCTCGCGGACACCTTCCGTGAACTGCGCGAACAGCCCTCCGGCATGGCCTGGATCGGCCTCGCCCGCCCGCCGGAGAGCGAACTCCTCTCCCTGGCCGAGGAATTCGACCTGCACCCGCTGTCCGTCGAGGACGCGATGGAGGCCCACCAGCGCCCGAAGCTGGAGCGCTACGGCGACACGCTCTTCGTGGTCCTGCGGGCGGCCCGCTATCTGGACGCCCCCGAGGAGGTCGACTTCGGCGAACTGCACGTGTTCGTGGGCCCGGACTTCGTGATCACGGTCCGGCACGGGGCGGCCCCGGACCTCTCGGCGGTGCGCCACCGCATGGAGCAGACACCGGAGCTGCTCGGGCTGGGCCCCGAGGCCGTCCTCTACGCCATCCTGGACGCGGTGGTCGACGGCTACGCGCCGGTCGTCGCGGGCGTGCAGAACGACATCGACGAGATCGAGACGGAGGTCTTCCGCGGTGACCCGGAGGTCTCCCGCCGCATCTACGAACTCTCCCGCGAGATGGTCGAGTTCCAGCGCGCGACCCGCCCCCTGGTCGGCATGCTGCACGCCCTGATGGCCGGCTTCGCCAAGTACGGCACGGACGAGGAGCTCCAGCGCTACCTGCGGGACGTCGCCGACCACGTCACCCACACCAGCGAGCGGGTCGACGGCTTCCGCCAGGCCCTCACCGACATCCTCACGGTCAACGCCACGCTCGTCACCCAGCAGCAGAACGCGGAGATGCGGGCGCTGGCGGAGGCGGGCTTCGAGCAGAACGAGGAGATCAAGAAGATCTCCTCCTGGGCGGCGATCCTGTTCGCCCCCACGCTGGTGGGCACGATCTACGGAATGAACTTCCAGCACATGCCGGAGCTGAGCTGGAGGTTCGGGTACCCGTTCGCGATCGGGCTGATGGGGGTCGTCTGCGTGAGCCTGTACGTGATCTTCAAACGCCGGGACTGGCTCTGA
- a CDS encoding SDR family NAD(P)-dependent oxidoreductase, with product MTTTFITGANKSLGYETARRLTEAGHTVLVGARDPERGRSAAEALGARFVRIDVTDDASVAEAAADVAAHEGAIDVLINNAGVLGPHVPADELTAADATAVFDVNVVGIVRVTHAFLPLLRKSSNPVVVNVSSGMGSFELTHDTSRAEGRAVAPLYTASKAAVTMLTTQYAKSWPEVKVNAADPGYTATDFNGHSGPQTVTEGTDAIVELATLGPDGPTGVFRDRHGAVAW from the coding sequence ATGACCACGACCTTCATCACCGGAGCCAACAAGTCCCTCGGGTACGAGACCGCCCGCCGTCTGACCGAGGCGGGGCACACAGTCCTCGTCGGCGCACGTGATCCCGAGCGCGGCCGCTCCGCCGCCGAAGCGCTCGGCGCCCGGTTCGTCCGGATCGACGTGACCGACGACGCGTCGGTCGCCGAAGCCGCCGCCGACGTCGCGGCCCACGAGGGCGCCATCGACGTCCTGATCAACAACGCGGGTGTCCTCGGACCGCACGTGCCCGCCGACGAACTCACGGCCGCCGACGCGACCGCGGTGTTCGACGTCAACGTCGTGGGGATCGTCCGGGTGACGCACGCGTTCCTGCCCCTGCTGCGCAAGTCCTCGAACCCGGTCGTCGTCAATGTGTCCAGCGGCATGGGGTCGTTCGAACTGACCCATGACACCTCGCGTGCCGAGGGCCGGGCCGTGGCCCCGCTGTACACCGCGTCGAAGGCCGCCGTGACCATGCTGACCACGCAGTACGCGAAGTCCTGGCCGGAGGTGAAGGTGAACGCGGCCGACCCCGGTTACACCGCGACCGACTTCAACGGTCACAGCGGCCCGCAGACCGTGACCGAGGGCACCGACGCGATTGTCGAACTCGCCACCCTCGGCCCGGACGGCCCGACCGGCGTCTTCCGTGACCGCCACGGGGCGGTGGCCTGGTGA